Proteins from one Salmonella bongori NCTC 12419 genomic window:
- a CDS encoding hydrolase, translating to MSTPANFNGQRPAIDANDAVMLLIDHQSGLFQTIGDMPMPELRARATALAKIATLCNMPVITTASVPQGPNGPLIPEIHANAPHAQYIARKGEINAWDNADFVQAVKATGRKTLIIAGTITSVCMAFPAISAVAEGYKVFAVIDASGTYSKMAQEITMARVVQAGVVPMDTAAVASELQRTWNREDAAEWADVYTKIFPAYQLLIESYTKAQDVIKNNELLDSQRA from the coding sequence ATGTCTACACCCGCCAATTTTAACGGCCAACGTCCTGCCATTGATGCCAACGACGCAGTAATGTTGCTGATTGACCACCAAAGTGGACTGTTTCAAACCATCGGCGACATGCCGATGCCGGAATTACGCGCGCGCGCCACGGCACTGGCTAAAATCGCCACATTGTGCAATATGCCGGTAATTACCACCGCGTCCGTACCGCAGGGACCGAATGGCCCGCTAATTCCGGAAATTCATGCGAATGCGCCCCACGCACAATATATCGCCCGTAAAGGGGAAATTAACGCGTGGGATAACGCCGATTTTGTGCAGGCGGTAAAAGCGACAGGGCGTAAAACGCTGATCATCGCGGGTACAATTACCAGTGTCTGCATGGCTTTCCCGGCCATCAGCGCCGTCGCGGAAGGGTATAAGGTATTTGCTGTGATTGATGCATCCGGTACGTACAGCAAAATGGCACAGGAAATCACCATGGCCCGAGTGGTGCAGGCTGGCGTAGTACCAATGGATACCGCTGCGGTAGCATCTGAACTGCAACGCACCTGGAATCGGGAAGATGCCGCAGAATGGGCGGATGTGTATACCAAAATATTCCCGGCCTATCAGCTACTGATTGAAAGTTATACCAAAGCGCAGGATGTCATAAAAAATAATGAACTGCTGGATTCTCAACGCGCATAA
- the cigR gene encoding anti-virulence regulatory inner membrane protein CigR, with the protein MNNRRSLTVVLATLMTFSLSATPVLANPGNGNGGGHGNNVANQGNNGNGHKGNAGQKTEHRKNGSKPDHVDSDISYAVARQLAVNLGLTGYPSLPPGIAKNLARGKPLPPGIAKKTVPASMLGQLPYYPGYEWKIVGDNLVLIALSTAVVTAIINGVFD; encoded by the coding sequence ATGAACAATCGTCGTAGTTTAACCGTCGTCCTGGCAACGTTGATGACGTTTTCCCTGAGCGCTACGCCTGTGCTGGCGAATCCGGGAAATGGCAATGGCGGCGGACATGGTAATAACGTGGCTAATCAGGGTAATAACGGTAACGGACATAAAGGAAACGCCGGGCAAAAAACGGAACACCGTAAAAATGGTAGTAAACCGGATCACGTCGACTCGGACATTAGCTACGCTGTCGCCAGGCAACTGGCAGTGAATTTAGGGCTGACGGGTTATCCATCTTTACCGCCGGGGATTGCGAAAAATCTGGCGAGAGGAAAGCCGTTGCCGCCGGGAATCGCTAAAAAAACGGTACCGGCGTCTATGCTGGGACAATTACCTTATTATCCGGGCTATGAGTGGAAAATTGTTGGGGATAACCTGGTGCTGATCGCGCTCAGTACTGCGGTAGTCACGGCGATTATTAATGGTGTGTTTGATTAA
- the mgtU gene encoding magnesium transporter protection protein MgtU — protein MQKRGLDKIFFQVVLIAIILILLTIWIR, from the coding sequence ATGCAAAAAAGAGGGTTAGACAAAATCTTTTTTCAGGTTGTCCTGATAGCAATCATCCTGATTTTACTGACTATCTGGATACGATAA
- the mgtR gene encoding protein MgtR: MNRLPDKIIALIFLLISLLVLFLALWQIVL; the protein is encoded by the coding sequence ATGAATCGCTTACCCGATAAAATCATCGCGCTGATATTTTTACTGATTAGCCTGTTGGTGTTGTTTTTAGCCCTCTGGCAAATCGTTTTATAA
- the mgtA gene encoding magnesium-translocating P-type ATPase, which yields MTDMNIENRKLNRPASENDKQHKKVFPIEAEAFHSPEQTLARLNSHRQGLTTEEAGERLKVYGRNEVAHEQVPPALVQLLQAFNNPFIYVLMALAGVSFITDYWLPLRRGEETDLTGVLIILTMVSLSGLLRFWQEFRTNKAAQALKKMVRTTATVLRRGPGNIGAVQEEIPIEELVPGDVVFLAAGDLVPADVRLLASRDLFISQSILSGESLPVEKYDVMADVAGKDSEQLADKNKSLLDMGNICLMGTNVTSGRAQAVVVATGSRTWFGSLAKSIVGTRTQTAFDRGVNSVSWLLIRFMLIMVPIVLLINGLSKGDWVEASLFALAVAVGLTPEMLPMIVSSNLAKGAIAMSRRKVIVKRLNAIQNFGAMDVLCTDKTGTLTQDNIFLEHHLDVSGVKSSRVLMLAWLNSSSQSGARNVMDRAILRFGEGRIAPSTKARFVKRDELPFDFVRRRVSVLVEDVQHGDKCLICKGAVEEMLTVATHLREGDRVVALTETRRELLLAKTEDYNAQGFRVLLIATRKLEGCDINPTLSTEDETALTIEGMLTFLDPPKESAGKAISALRDNGVAVKVLTGDNPVVTARICLEVGIDTHDILTGTQVEAMSDAELASEVEKRAVFARLTPLQKTRILKALQKNGHTVGFLGDGINDAPALRDADVGISVDSAADIAKESSDIILLEKDLMVLEEGVIKGRETFGNIIKYLNMTASSNFGNVFSVLVASAFIPFLPMLAIHLLIQNLMYDISQLSLPWDKMDKEFLRKPRKWDAKNIGRFMLWIGPTSSIFDITTFALMWYVFAANNVEAQALFQSGWFIEGLLSQTLVVHMLRTQKIPFIQSRATLPVLLTTGLIMATGIYIPFSPLGAMVGLEPLPMSYFPWLVVTLLSYCLVAQGMKRFYIKRFGQWF from the coding sequence ATGACTGACATGAACATTGAAAACCGGAAACTCAATCGCCCGGCGTCAGAAAATGATAAGCAGCATAAAAAAGTATTTCCGATCGAAGCGGAAGCTTTTCATAGCCCGGAGCAGACACTGGCGCGGCTGAACAGCCATCGTCAGGGCCTCACGACAGAAGAGGCCGGCGAACGGTTGAAAGTGTATGGGCGCAATGAAGTGGCGCATGAGCAAGTTCCTCCTGCGCTGGTTCAGCTTCTGCAGGCATTCAATAACCCGTTTATTTACGTTCTGATGGCACTGGCAGGGGTCAGTTTCATCACGGATTACTGGCTCCCGTTACGCCGTGGCGAAGAGACCGATCTCACTGGCGTATTGATTATTCTGACGATGGTCAGTTTGAGCGGGTTATTGCGTTTCTGGCAGGAGTTTCGCACTAACAAAGCAGCGCAGGCGCTGAAAAAGATGGTTCGCACCACCGCTACGGTGTTGCGTCGTGGGCCGGGCAATATAGGCGCGGTGCAGGAAGAGATTCCCATTGAAGAGCTGGTCCCAGGTGATGTGGTTTTCCTGGCGGCGGGCGATCTGGTGCCTGCGGATGTCCGGTTGCTGGCGTCGCGCGATCTCTTTATCAGTCAGTCAATTCTTAGCGGTGAATCATTACCCGTGGAAAAATATGACGTCATGGCTGATGTGGCAGGCAAAGACAGCGAGCAACTGGCTGATAAAAATAAAAGTTTACTGGACATGGGTAACATCTGTCTGATGGGAACCAATGTGACCAGCGGCAGAGCGCAGGCGGTCGTTGTGGCAACGGGAAGCCGTACCTGGTTCGGCTCGTTGGCGAAATCCATTGTCGGTACACGTACCCAGACGGCTTTTGATCGAGGGGTCAACAGCGTGAGCTGGTTGTTGATACGCTTTATGCTGATCATGGTTCCAATTGTTCTGCTTATCAATGGGTTGAGTAAGGGGGACTGGGTAGAAGCTTCACTGTTTGCGCTGGCGGTAGCGGTAGGGCTAACGCCGGAAATGTTGCCCATGATTGTCAGTTCCAACCTGGCAAAAGGTGCGATTGCGATGTCGCGGCGCAAAGTGATCGTCAAGCGTCTGAATGCTATCCAAAACTTCGGCGCGATGGATGTGTTGTGTACGGATAAAACCGGCACCTTAACCCAGGACAATATTTTTCTGGAGCATCATCTGGATGTGAGCGGTGTAAAAAGCAGCCGGGTATTGATGCTGGCCTGGCTGAATAGTAGCAGCCAGAGCGGCGCCCGAAATGTGATGGATCGCGCGATACTGCGTTTTGGCGAGGGTCGCATCGCACCATCGACAAAAGCGCGCTTCGTTAAACGCGATGAACTGCCATTCGACTTTGTACGTCGTCGGGTATCCGTACTGGTAGAAGATGTGCAACATGGTGATAAGTGTTTAATCTGCAAAGGCGCAGTCGAAGAGATGCTGACGGTGGCCACCCATCTTCGCGAAGGCGATCGTGTGGTGGCGCTAACAGAAACACGCCGCGAGTTACTGTTGGCGAAAACCGAAGATTACAATGCGCAGGGATTTCGCGTATTGCTGATAGCGACACGTAAGCTGGAAGGATGTGATATCAACCCGACATTAAGTACGGAGGATGAGACCGCACTTACGATTGAGGGGATGCTTACTTTTCTCGACCCACCAAAGGAGAGCGCCGGAAAAGCCATTTCTGCGTTACGGGATAACGGCGTGGCGGTCAAAGTTCTCACTGGTGATAATCCTGTCGTGACGGCGCGTATCTGTCTGGAAGTGGGAATTGATACGCATGATATTCTGACCGGAACCCAGGTTGAGGCGATGTCAGATGCTGAACTGGCGTCTGAAGTGGAGAAACGTGCAGTATTCGCCCGGCTAACGCCGTTGCAAAAGACGCGTATTTTAAAAGCGCTCCAGAAAAATGGTCATACCGTTGGTTTTCTTGGCGACGGGATTAATGACGCGCCAGCGCTTCGTGATGCGGATGTAGGTATTTCGGTCGACAGCGCTGCCGATATTGCCAAAGAATCATCAGATATTATTCTGCTGGAAAAAGATCTCATGGTACTTGAGGAAGGCGTTATCAAAGGGCGCGAAACCTTTGGCAATATCATTAAGTACCTGAATATGACCGCCAGCTCTAATTTCGGCAATGTTTTTTCGGTGCTGGTAGCCAGCGCGTTTATTCCGTTTCTACCGATGCTGGCAATTCATCTATTGATCCAGAATTTGATGTACGACATTTCACAGCTATCGCTGCCATGGGACAAAATGGATAAAGAGTTCCTGCGTAAGCCACGTAAATGGGATGCGAAAAATATTGGTCGCTTTATGCTATGGATTGGCCCAACGTCCTCTATTTTCGATATCACAACCTTTGCGCTAATGTGGTACGTATTTGCCGCGAATAACGTAGAGGCGCAGGCGCTCTTTCAGTCCGGCTGGTTTATTGAGGGCTTGCTCTCACAAACGCTGGTGGTGCATATGCTCAGGACGCAAAAAATACCTTTTATACAAAGCCGGGCGACGCTGCCGGTGTTGTTGACAACCGGCCTGATCATGGCGACAGGGATTTATATTCCGTTTTCACCTTTAGGCGCGATGGTTGGACTGGAACCGCTGCCGATGAGCTACTTCCCGTGGCTGGTGGTGACATTATTGAGCTATTGCCTGGTGGCGCAAGGCATGAAGCGTTTTTATATCAAACGTTTTGGCCAATGGTTTTAG